The following proteins are encoded in a genomic region of Hoeflea phototrophica DFL-43:
- a CDS encoding GntR family transcriptional regulator produces MVLERPKSLRELALVHLRNSIIDGSLKMGQTLSERSISEELGVSKSPVREALAQLRDEGLVSIEPQKGARVFSLTDEEVTQICDFRQAIETAAFELALSRDPEGLAKSMQRVVDNMARERAAGNEKAYLALDTAFHQMIFEHAGNDYLTASYTRYVGKIAALRTHLARLPQHTELSFEEHQCIARAVREGDMQVIRSLLAEHIDRTRQAYKSATIVLEGTVAQ; encoded by the coding sequence ATGGTTCTGGAGAGACCGAAATCGCTGCGCGAACTTGCCCTGGTGCATTTGCGAAACAGCATCATCGACGGCTCCTTGAAAATGGGCCAGACTCTTTCAGAACGCAGCATTTCGGAGGAACTTGGCGTTTCCAAATCACCGGTACGCGAGGCGTTGGCACAGCTTCGCGACGAGGGGTTGGTGAGCATTGAGCCGCAAAAAGGCGCACGCGTCTTTTCCCTCACCGATGAAGAGGTCACTCAGATCTGTGATTTCCGGCAGGCCATAGAAACCGCCGCCTTCGAGCTGGCCCTGTCGCGGGATCCCGAAGGTCTCGCCAAGTCGATGCAACGCGTGGTCGACAACATGGCGAGGGAGCGTGCGGCCGGCAACGAGAAAGCCTATCTCGCCCTCGACACCGCCTTTCACCAAATGATTTTCGAACATGCCGGCAACGATTATCTGACGGCAAGCTACACCCGCTATGTCGGCAAGATCGCGGCCTTGCGCACCCATCTGGCCAGACTCCCCCAGCACACCGAATTGTCCTTTGAAGAGCATCAGTGCATCGCCAGAGCCGTGCGCGAGGGCGACATGCAGGTCATCCGGTCGCTGCTGGCCGAACATATCGACCGCACGCGTCAGGCCTATAAAAGCGCGACCATCGTTCTGGAGGGCACCGTCGCCCAGTGA
- a CDS encoding SMP-30/gluconolactonase/LRE family protein, with amino-acid sequence MQAELVVDCKNQHGEGIFWNPADALVWWTDIEGRALWSFDPVTGNSARHGMSERVCCFAPRAAGGLIVAYADRVVLFDPATAQEKLVTLFEPDNPETRLNDGRTDRAGRLIVGGMNEVSGKANSSVLCIDTDLTVRTLLEGVSCANSTCFSPDGATMFFADTPDRQIFAFDYDIGTGQVSNRRLHASFNDEPGLPDGSCVDAEGGVWNAEWEGRRVVRVAPDGKIDRIVEVPVWKPTCCAFGGPDLDILFITTSRLMSDEEVLKKEPDSGGLFAVKPGNRGVIDAPFNG; translated from the coding sequence ATGCAGGCAGAGTTGGTCGTCGACTGCAAAAACCAGCACGGTGAGGGGATCTTCTGGAATCCCGCCGATGCTCTGGTTTGGTGGACGGATATCGAAGGGCGCGCATTGTGGTCCTTCGATCCTGTGACAGGAAACAGTGCCCGCCACGGCATGTCGGAACGCGTCTGCTGCTTCGCACCCCGCGCTGCAGGCGGTTTGATTGTTGCCTACGCAGATCGTGTCGTGTTGTTCGATCCCGCCACCGCTCAGGAAAAGCTCGTCACGCTGTTTGAACCCGACAATCCGGAAACCCGCCTCAATGACGGGCGAACTGACCGTGCGGGGCGATTGATCGTGGGCGGCATGAACGAGGTGTCCGGCAAGGCCAATTCGTCAGTTCTGTGCATCGACACCGACCTTACGGTCCGCACTCTCCTGGAGGGTGTTTCATGCGCCAATTCGACCTGCTTCTCGCCCGATGGAGCGACGATGTTTTTTGCCGACACGCCGGATCGTCAAATCTTCGCGTTCGATTATGACATCGGCACCGGTCAGGTTTCGAACCGCCGACTCCATGCATCCTTCAACGACGAACCCGGCCTGCCCGACGGATCCTGTGTGGACGCCGAAGGAGGGGTTTGGAACGCTGAATGGGAGGGGCGCAGGGTAGTGCGTGTCGCGCCCGACGGAAAGATCGACCGGATCGTCGAGGTTCCGGTCTGGAAACCCACCTGTTGCGCATTTGGCGGACCCGACCTCGATATTTTGTTCATCACCACCTCGCGCCTCATGAGCGACGAGGAAGTTCTCAAAAAGGAACCGGACTCAGGCGGTCTTTTTGCCGTGAAGCCTGGCAACCGCGGAGTGATCGACGCTCCGTTTAACGGATAG
- a CDS encoding sugar ABC transporter substrate-binding protein: protein MLKQLTNTMLALGFSALATTAWAQDYPKPVPLADGAQAPIEAIKPKNEKFRVAYMPPATEFNYYIAIGEGIKAVAAEEGVEVFMLAPQSGADINGQMGMIQDVLTQDVDAIIFGTHDEFAAAPLLKQAVDKGMAVVMINSDIANFPTPIHGVVGYSQRNGTHKLAEWAIETYGSKPLNVGIIEGQPGYHSTERVGGFLDGIKGNENFDVVVSIDGKWNVEGGNTAGMDILQSHPDLDMIFAANDYMIIGASFAAKALGRSDIVLLGNDGDTSGLEEIAAGSVTATVNTSPFLMGKAAMHATIDALNGTYPGGWIETPTSIEDKDGAVRVLQEPEKLFPQPSKQY, encoded by the coding sequence ATGTTGAAACAACTGACGAACACGATGCTGGCGTTGGGCTTTTCCGCGCTCGCAACAACGGCCTGGGCGCAAGACTACCCCAAGCCAGTACCACTGGCTGACGGAGCCCAGGCGCCGATTGAGGCCATCAAGCCGAAGAACGAAAAATTCCGTGTGGCCTACATGCCGCCCGCGACGGAATTCAACTACTACATCGCAATCGGAGAGGGCATCAAAGCCGTCGCCGCTGAAGAGGGCGTTGAGGTCTTTATGCTGGCCCCGCAATCGGGGGCAGATATCAACGGTCAGATGGGCATGATCCAGGATGTGCTGACCCAGGATGTGGACGCGATCATCTTTGGCACGCATGATGAATTCGCTGCCGCGCCGCTGCTCAAGCAGGCTGTCGACAAGGGCATGGCGGTCGTCATGATCAACTCCGACATCGCGAATTTCCCGACCCCGATTCATGGCGTGGTTGGCTACTCGCAGCGCAACGGCACCCACAAGCTCGCAGAGTGGGCCATCGAAACCTATGGCAGCAAACCGCTAAACGTTGGCATCATCGAAGGTCAGCCGGGCTACCACTCGACTGAGCGTGTTGGCGGTTTCCTCGACGGCATCAAAGGCAACGAAAACTTCGACGTGGTCGTATCGATCGACGGCAAGTGGAACGTCGAAGGCGGAAACACGGCCGGGATGGATATCCTGCAGTCGCACCCGGATCTTGATATGATCTTTGCCGCCAACGATTACATGATCATCGGCGCGTCCTTCGCGGCCAAGGCGCTGGGTCGGTCTGACATCGTGCTTCTGGGCAACGATGGAGACACCTCCGGACTTGAGGAAATTGCGGCCGGCAGTGTGACGGCAACCGTCAACACCTCGCCATTCCTCATGGGCAAGGCTGCGATGCACGCCACGATCGATGCGCTCAATGGCACATATCCCGGCGGCTGGATCGAAACCCCGACATCGATCGAGGACAAGGACGGCGCGGTCCGCGTCCTGCAGGAACCTGAAAAGCTCTTCCCGCAGCCCTCGAAACAGTACTGA
- a CDS encoding sugar ABC transporter ATP-binding protein — MTMEAATPLWEFVDVSKTYPGVLANDRVCIKLLPGSIHGLLGENGCGKSTMIKTLSGVQQPDSGEILYNGKAVQIADPQAARDFGIATVFQEFSIVPTLSVGENIFLGNMPRSRFGVIDWAKVQNDAAAVLTEMDVDISPDAITGTLSVGEQQLVEIAKAIAMNARMIILDEPTAALGEDEIERLHQLLRAMRDRGTAILYVSHRLDEVERIVDEVTILRNGRVVRASGETGINVSEIVSAMVGEDISDHYPKERNASSEVVLEAQGLATRAGVTDTSFTLRRGEVLGLGGVLGSGRTEIARALFGTDNLTAGQILLRGEPVKFRREIDAIRAGLGLVPENRKSDGLFFNFRASGNITAAALGGLARFGVLNLRAEERATQDLIRDLEISTQAEEKTVNFLSGGNQQKIVIARWLFSDADILILDEPTQGIDIGAKIAVYRLINKLTGAGKSIILISSDHDELLAMSDRIAVVQHGAIKRTVEASELSHDDLVRASAEPISTRTEEVFA; from the coding sequence ATGACGATGGAAGCCGCGACACCCCTTTGGGAATTTGTCGATGTTAGCAAGACCTATCCCGGCGTTCTGGCGAACGACAGGGTGTGCATCAAGCTTCTGCCCGGCTCCATACACGGGCTCCTGGGTGAGAACGGCTGCGGCAAATCGACGATGATCAAGACGCTCTCAGGAGTACAGCAGCCTGACAGTGGTGAGATCCTATACAACGGGAAGGCGGTTCAGATCGCCGATCCGCAGGCCGCGCGGGATTTCGGGATCGCGACCGTTTTCCAGGAGTTCTCGATCGTCCCCACGCTTTCAGTCGGGGAGAACATTTTTCTTGGCAACATGCCCCGATCCCGCTTTGGCGTAATCGATTGGGCAAAAGTGCAAAACGATGCCGCCGCCGTCCTGACCGAGATGGACGTCGACATCTCGCCGGATGCGATCACCGGAACACTTTCCGTCGGCGAACAACAGCTTGTCGAGATCGCCAAGGCCATCGCGATGAACGCCCGCATGATCATTCTCGATGAGCCGACCGCGGCTTTGGGAGAAGATGAGATCGAGCGTCTGCATCAGCTCTTGCGTGCGATGCGCGACCGCGGCACTGCAATCCTCTATGTCTCGCATCGCCTCGATGAGGTTGAACGGATCGTCGATGAGGTGACGATCCTGCGCAACGGTCGAGTCGTGCGCGCCAGCGGCGAAACCGGGATCAATGTGTCCGAGATCGTCAGCGCCATGGTCGGCGAGGACATCAGCGACCACTACCCCAAGGAACGCAACGCCAGCAGCGAAGTGGTTCTTGAAGCACAAGGTCTTGCCACCAGGGCAGGTGTCACAGACACATCGTTCACCCTGCGCCGCGGCGAGGTTCTCGGCCTTGGAGGAGTGCTTGGCAGTGGCCGCACGGAGATTGCACGCGCCCTGTTTGGCACCGATAATTTGACTGCCGGACAGATCCTGCTGAGGGGCGAGCCGGTGAAATTCCGCCGTGAGATTGACGCAATCCGCGCAGGGCTTGGGCTGGTTCCGGAGAACCGAAAGTCCGACGGCCTGTTTTTCAACTTTCGTGCCAGCGGAAACATAACTGCCGCTGCACTCGGTGGCCTGGCGCGATTTGGCGTCCTGAACCTTCGAGCGGAAGAGCGTGCTACGCAGGATCTGATCCGCGATCTTGAGATCTCGACACAGGCGGAAGAAAAAACCGTGAACTTTCTCTCAGGCGGCAATCAGCAGAAGATCGTCATCGCCCGCTGGCTGTTCTCGGATGCGGATATCCTGATCCTCGACGAGCCGACCCAGGGCATCGATATCGGCGCCAAGATTGCGGTGTACAGGTTGATCAACAAGCTCACCGGCGCAGGCAAATCGATCATTCTCATCAGCTCTGATCATGACGAACTGTTGGCCATGAGTGACCGCATCGCGGTTGTTCAGCATGGAGCGATCAAGAGAACCGTTGAAGCGTCGGAATTGTCGCATGATGACCTCGTGCGTGCGTCCGCAGAGCCAATTTCGACCCGCACAGAGGAGGTCTTTGCATGA
- a CDS encoding ABC transporter permease yields MRRIFDTQLIGPFAAMVIVALIVALTTDRFLNPGNLSNLFLQVSIVALIAIGSTIVIFAAGIDLSSGSMVALLTMILAQMLKFAGIPLVLALPLILVFGGLLGLLIGLITAYGRIPSFITTLAALIAFRGLALTFNNGSPIFSLDPALEPIFYGKLLGIPLPFFYLVFFYAFAAFAMNFTKLGREIYAVGGNPAAAILTGIDVKKVQTTTFVIAGFMTAVGAILMSARLNSGSPNYGQTLELQAIAAAVVGGASLAGGRGNILATLMGAMTIVIVQNGLNLNAAPSSVQNIVLGLIILLAVGIDMWRTEISALMARAFGGGAETPKRPLKKGA; encoded by the coding sequence ATGAGACGTATCTTCGACACCCAGTTGATCGGACCTTTTGCCGCCATGGTGATCGTGGCCCTGATCGTGGCGTTGACAACGGACCGGTTTCTCAATCCCGGCAATCTGTCGAACCTGTTTCTTCAAGTGAGCATCGTGGCGCTCATAGCGATCGGATCAACCATCGTGATTTTTGCAGCGGGCATCGACCTCAGCTCGGGCTCAATGGTGGCCCTGCTGACAATGATCCTCGCCCAGATGCTCAAATTCGCAGGCATCCCGCTTGTGCTGGCATTGCCCTTGATCCTGGTCTTCGGTGGTCTGCTCGGCCTGTTGATCGGTTTGATCACCGCCTATGGGCGAATACCCTCGTTTATAACGACGCTGGCGGCACTGATAGCGTTTCGCGGTCTCGCGCTGACCTTCAACAACGGGTCGCCCATCTTTTCGCTTGATCCGGCGCTTGAGCCGATATTCTACGGCAAACTGCTCGGGATCCCCCTGCCGTTCTTCTATCTGGTTTTCTTTTACGCGTTCGCCGCCTTCGCGATGAATTTCACCAAGCTGGGCCGTGAGATCTACGCCGTTGGCGGCAACCCTGCAGCCGCTATCCTGACAGGCATCGATGTCAAGAAGGTGCAGACCACGACATTTGTGATCGCAGGCTTCATGACCGCCGTTGGCGCAATCCTGATGTCTGCCCGGCTGAATTCCGGTTCGCCCAATTACGGACAGACATTGGAGCTTCAGGCGATCGCTGCCGCTGTGGTTGGTGGGGCCAGCCTGGCTGGCGGCCGCGGAAACATCCTCGCGACCCTGATGGGTGCGATGACCATCGTGATCGTTCAGAACGGGCTCAATCTGAACGCGGCACCCTCGTCGGTACAGAACATCGTGCTCGGCCTGATCATCCTGCTCGCGGTTGGCATTGACATGTGGCGAACCGAGATATCGGCACTCATGGCGCGCGCTTTCGGGGGTGGTGCGGAAACCCCAAAACGTCCTTTGAAAAAGGGAGCCTGA
- a CDS encoding SDR family NAD(P)-dependent oxidoreductase: MDLGLKSKRVLVTGSGSGIGKATARVYLEEGADVIVHGLTGEEVAACIHDLSPLGNVQGLAGDLTKTSDATAIADFAQAQGPIDILVNNVGIFSVKPFEDLTDEDWMRYFDINVMSAVRMSRIFLPSMLRRGSGSIINMASEAGVKPLPQMVHYSVTKTAMLGLTRGMAELTKGTGVRVNAILPGPTWTEGVEAYFDGLAEQKGENLDTIVDNYFKSDEPTSLIQRFVRPDEVARMIVTISASTASNGAAHRIEGGIIRSIL, translated from the coding sequence GTGGATCTGGGACTCAAAAGCAAACGTGTTCTGGTAACCGGATCGGGTTCCGGCATAGGCAAGGCAACGGCTCGCGTCTATCTGGAGGAAGGTGCAGATGTGATCGTACACGGTCTGACCGGCGAAGAAGTGGCGGCATGCATCCATGACCTTTCGCCACTCGGCAATGTGCAGGGCCTGGCCGGTGACCTTACCAAAACCTCCGATGCAACAGCCATCGCAGACTTTGCCCAGGCGCAGGGCCCGATTGATATTCTGGTCAACAATGTCGGCATCTTTTCGGTCAAGCCGTTCGAGGATCTGACCGACGAAGACTGGATGCGCTACTTCGATATCAATGTCATGTCGGCCGTGCGCATGAGCAGGATATTCCTGCCGTCCATGCTCAGGCGTGGCAGCGGATCGATCATCAACATGGCCAGCGAAGCCGGGGTCAAGCCATTGCCCCAGATGGTTCACTACTCGGTCACCAAGACCGCTATGCTTGGCTTGACCAGGGGCATGGCGGAACTGACCAAGGGGACAGGGGTTCGGGTCAACGCGATCCTTCCCGGGCCGACCTGGACCGAAGGGGTCGAAGCCTATTTTGACGGACTGGCCGAACAGAAGGGCGAAAATCTCGACACCATTGTCGACAACTACTTCAAGAGCGACGAGCCGACCTCTCTCATTCAGCGCTTTGTCCGGCCGGATGAAGTCGCTCGCATGATCGTCACGATATCGGCCAGTACCGCCTCGAACGGCGCTGCGCACCGGATCGAGGGCGGCATAATCCGCAGCATTCTCTGA
- a CDS encoding lactoylglutathione lyase family protein gives MVALTFSHIGITVPDLEKAVEFYSKAFDLYVLMPPTEILHDDSAIGQMCDDVFGEGWGKFRIAHLSMGDGIGIELFEFPKTIEEDRPFEYWRRGLFHFCVQDADLEGRVKIIEALGGRQRMQQVRKYYPGEKPYRMVYMEDPFGNVFELYSHSYELTYSAGAYD, from the coding sequence ATGGTTGCACTTACATTCTCTCACATCGGCATCACGGTTCCTGACCTTGAGAAGGCGGTCGAGTTCTATTCCAAAGCCTTCGATCTCTACGTGTTGATGCCTCCTACGGAAATCCTTCATGACGACAGCGCCATCGGTCAGATGTGTGATGATGTTTTTGGCGAAGGCTGGGGCAAATTCCGCATCGCGCACCTGTCGATGGGCGACGGGATCGGGATCGAGCTGTTCGAATTTCCCAAGACCATCGAAGAGGATCGCCCGTTCGAATATTGGCGTCGCGGTCTGTTTCATTTCTGCGTGCAGGACGCCGATCTGGAAGGGCGGGTCAAAATCATCGAAGCGCTCGGCGGCCGCCAGCGTATGCAACAGGTCCGCAAATACTATCCCGGCGAAAAGCCCTATCGCATGGTCTATATGGAAGACCCCTTCGGCAACGTCTTCGAGCTCTACAGCCACTCCTATGAGTTGACCTACTCGGCGGGCGCTTATGATTGA
- a CDS encoding C-terminal binding protein, whose product MIDQGAFTPRTDKPKVVITDYDFGNVSVEKEILEAAGAEVIALQAKREEDLFDVAPHCAAMINQYARVGRETILRMKSCEVIARYGVGVDIVDVDAATERGILVTNVQNYCTEEVADHAISLWLTLARKLPAYDRATHAGIWRWQSGQPVYRLRGRTMGVVSLGKIGQAIASRARAFGVEVIAYDPFLPAEAAASLNVELVSKADLLARSDYILMQAPMTSQTRHFLSDAEFAAIKPGAILVNTGRGPTVDNKALFRALTEGNLGAAGLDDPEEEPAKRANWSPDDNPIFTLPNVLVTPHVAYYSEESILAARVTAATQVAKVLTGQEPDYTVNAAALALSTQ is encoded by the coding sequence ATGATTGACCAGGGGGCTTTCACACCACGCACGGATAAGCCCAAGGTTGTCATCACCGATTACGACTTTGGCAATGTCAGCGTCGAAAAAGAGATCCTCGAAGCCGCAGGCGCTGAGGTGATCGCGCTTCAGGCCAAGCGGGAAGAGGATCTTTTCGACGTGGCACCCCATTGCGCGGCGATGATCAACCAATACGCGCGGGTCGGCCGCGAAACCATCTTGCGCATGAAGTCTTGTGAGGTGATCGCGCGCTATGGCGTTGGGGTCGACATTGTCGATGTCGACGCGGCGACCGAACGGGGTATTCTGGTGACCAATGTGCAGAATTACTGCACCGAGGAAGTGGCGGACCATGCGATTTCGCTCTGGCTGACCCTTGCCCGTAAACTGCCCGCCTATGACCGTGCGACACATGCGGGCATCTGGCGATGGCAGAGCGGTCAGCCGGTCTATCGCCTGCGTGGGCGGACGATGGGCGTTGTGTCGCTTGGCAAGATCGGACAGGCCATCGCGTCCCGCGCCAGGGCTTTCGGAGTTGAGGTGATTGCCTATGATCCCTTCCTGCCAGCCGAGGCTGCGGCGTCGCTGAATGTCGAGCTTGTGTCCAAAGCGGATCTTCTGGCGCGGTCGGACTATATCCTGATGCAGGCACCGATGACGTCGCAGACACGGCACTTCCTGTCAGATGCGGAATTTGCCGCGATTAAGCCCGGCGCAATTCTGGTCAACACCGGGCGTGGTCCGACCGTCGACAACAAGGCGCTGTTCCGGGCTCTGACGGAAGGGAATCTGGGTGCCGCAGGTCTCGATGATCCCGAAGAGGAGCCTGCCAAGCGGGCGAATTGGTCACCAGACGACAACCCGATCTTCACCTTGCCCAACGTGCTGGTGACACCGCATGTCGCCTACTATTCGGAGGAATCCATTCTTGCGGCGCGGGTCACCGCAGCGACGCAGGTGGCCAAAGTGCTGACCGGACAAGAACCAGACTACACCGTGAATGCCGCCGCTTTGGCGCTGTCCACGCAATAA
- a CDS encoding RraA family protein — protein sequence MRVLKVYNDFTRKPDLLEKFDKVVTCYSAAAVFADVQYRTGVMDSGIKPAFRAKITGQAVTVQLSKGDLVDPLKALEMGQPGDVIVVDAGGDLNTSVCGGLMGGLAQNRGIRGMIVDGAGRDTDELEDINWPIWTRAITPRGTHTMFSGRKEELSINVPIACGGVVVNPGDFIVADLMGVVVIPLDKAEEIVALAQEQADREEQTRKWVAKGKTVEDLLNEFGRI from the coding sequence ATGAGAGTGCTCAAGGTTTACAACGACTTCACCCGCAAGCCGGACCTTTTGGAGAAATTCGACAAGGTGGTGACCTGCTATTCCGCCGCGGCCGTTTTCGCCGACGTCCAGTACAGGACAGGCGTGATGGACAGCGGCATCAAACCTGCATTCCGTGCCAAGATCACTGGTCAGGCGGTCACGGTTCAACTCTCCAAGGGCGATCTGGTCGACCCGCTCAAGGCCCTCGAGATGGGACAGCCCGGCGACGTCATCGTGGTCGACGCTGGCGGCGACCTGAACACTTCGGTCTGCGGAGGGTTGATGGGCGGACTGGCGCAGAACCGCGGCATTCGCGGCATGATCGTCGACGGTGCGGGCCGCGACACCGACGAACTGGAAGACATCAACTGGCCGATCTGGACCCGCGCGATCACTCCGCGCGGCACCCACACAATGTTCTCCGGTCGCAAGGAAGAGCTGTCGATCAATGTGCCAATTGCCTGTGGTGGCGTCGTCGTCAATCCCGGTGATTTCATCGTGGCCGACCTAATGGGCGTCGTCGTAATTCCGCTCGACAAGGCCGAAGAGATCGTGGCCCTCGCACAGGAGCAGGCCGACCGTGAAGAGCAAACCCGCAAATGGGTCGCAAAGGGCAAGACTGTAGAGGATCTGCTCAATGAGTTCGGTCGAATCTGA
- a CDS encoding 2-dehydro-3-deoxygalactonokinase, with protein MSSVESEPALIGIDWGSSSLRAFLISASGEVLHSASSCEGIMHVSDMDFDAVFDAMVRTLAGGKTLPILASGMITSRNGWVETPYVRIPTGADTLAQSLVFHETKSGARIHFVTGAMTEHLGRPDVMRGEETQIVGASALDLADGVFVMPGTHSKWVHVSAGRIEDFNTYMTGEVFAALKGHTILGRLMENGSFNVEGFEQGVAAALDAGANLLHDLFHVRTLPLMGKIEGNVTADYLSGLLIGTEIAAATRGLDGAEKITIVGRSDLSDRYEIALRAAGLESRRAPDDIVAKGHFLIARAAGLVA; from the coding sequence ATGAGTTCGGTCGAATCTGAGCCTGCGTTGATCGGCATTGATTGGGGGAGCTCGTCGCTGCGGGCCTTTCTGATCAGCGCCAGCGGCGAGGTGCTTCACAGCGCTTCCTCCTGCGAGGGGATCATGCATGTGTCCGACATGGATTTCGATGCCGTGTTCGATGCCATGGTGCGAACGCTGGCCGGTGGCAAGACCCTGCCGATCCTCGCCTCGGGCATGATCACCAGCCGCAATGGCTGGGTCGAGACGCCCTATGTGCGGATTCCGACAGGAGCGGACACGCTTGCGCAGTCATTGGTCTTCCATGAGACGAAAAGCGGAGCCCGGATCCACTTTGTCACGGGCGCCATGACCGAGCATCTTGGCAGGCCCGATGTGATGCGGGGCGAGGAGACGCAGATTGTGGGAGCCTCCGCCCTTGACCTGGCCGATGGCGTTTTCGTCATGCCGGGCACTCACAGCAAATGGGTCCATGTCAGCGCCGGGCGGATCGAGGATTTCAACACATATATGACCGGAGAAGTCTTCGCGGCGCTGAAGGGGCATACGATCCTGGGACGACTGATGGAGAACGGCAGCTTCAACGTCGAAGGCTTTGAGCAGGGTGTTGCCGCAGCGCTGGATGCCGGGGCCAATCTGTTACACGACTTGTTTCATGTGCGAACCCTGCCTCTGATGGGCAAGATCGAGGGCAATGTTACGGCCGACTATTTGTCCGGATTGCTGATCGGAACCGAAATTGCGGCGGCGACCCGTGGCCTGGATGGCGCGGAAAAGATCACCATCGTCGGGCGCAGTGATCTCTCAGACCGCTATGAGATCGCTCTGCGCGCAGCCGGACTTGAGAGCCGCCGGGCGCCGGATGACATTGTCGCCAAAGGGCACTTCCTCATCGCACGGGCGGCGGGCCTTGTCGCATGA
- a CDS encoding 2-dehydro-3-deoxy-6-phosphogalactonate aldolase, with protein sequence MMDLDAALAAMPLIAILRGLEPDNAEPVANLLLAAGFRIIEVPLNSPQPLDSISRIARLCGNKAIVGAGTVLSIADVEAVAQAGGRAIVSPNLNADVGRAAIERGLYWCPGVLTPTEAFAALDLGASLLKIFPAEMVPPAAIAALRAVLPEHAIIAAVGSITPQTLPQYHEAGARAFGLGSSLFKPDYDLEELAERAGAFTDTLKGLAG encoded by the coding sequence ATGATGGATCTCGATGCAGCATTGGCGGCGATGCCGCTTATCGCGATTTTACGGGGCCTTGAGCCTGACAATGCGGAACCCGTCGCCAATCTGCTGCTCGCAGCGGGTTTCCGCATCATCGAAGTGCCGCTCAACTCGCCACAGCCACTCGATTCGATCTCTCGCATCGCCAGATTGTGCGGCAACAAGGCGATTGTCGGCGCGGGCACGGTTCTCAGTATCGCCGATGTCGAAGCCGTCGCTCAGGCCGGAGGGCGGGCGATCGTCTCGCCCAACCTAAATGCGGATGTTGGCCGTGCCGCGATCGAACGCGGGCTCTACTGGTGTCCCGGTGTCCTGACCCCGACGGAAGCGTTTGCCGCTCTCGACCTTGGAGCGTCGCTGCTCAAGATCTTCCCCGCGGAAATGGTGCCGCCCGCCGCAATCGCCGCCCTGCGCGCAGTGTTGCCAGAACATGCGATCATTGCAGCCGTTGGAAGCATCACCCCTCAAACGCTACCGCAATACCACGAAGCCGGCGCACGTGCGTTCGGTCTTGGCTCGTCTCTTTTCAAACCGGATTATGATCTGGAAGAGCTCGCCGAGCGAGCGGGGGCATTTACTGACACCTTGAAAGGATTGGCAGGGTAG